GCGATGAAATGGCTCGTGCTGTGGGCGATGGGCGGTCTGGTGCTCATGACACTCGTCCCGGCGAAGCGCGTGGATCGGATTTTCCCGGTCGTGCCGCCGCTGTGCCTGCTCGTGGTCGAGGCGGCGGCCGCGACGTGGTCGGACCGTCGGGTCCGCATTGCGACCGGAGCGGCGACGTTCGCAGGGCTGCTGATGGCAGGGGGGTATTTTGTCGGGCTGGTCCCCTTGAGTATTCATGAGCGCACGTCGGCGCTGGTGGAGTTTTCCGGGAAAGTTCGCGCGCTCGCCGGGGCGCACGGCCAGGCGGAAATCACCCTGCCGCGGGCGCGCGACGAGGGACTGCTTCTTTATTTCGACCGGGTGGGATTCTCGGACAAGGGCGACGCGTTCGCGCGATGGAAGGCCGGTCGGCCCATGGCGCTCGTGCTCTCCGATCGCTCCGCCAAGAGCTTTTTGGAGGAGATGGGACCGGTGAAGCCGGCCCTCGATTCCGGCCCGCTGCTTCGAAAGAACGAGCAGCGCTACTACCTTTTCCTGCAGAACTAGGCGATCTCCGCGACCACGGCCTCGAAGGCGGCGCGACGATCCGTGGCGGCCAGAATTGGTCGCCCAATCACGAGGTAGTCCGCCCCCGCGGCGATTGCGGCGGCCGGCGTGAGCACTCGCTTCTGGTCGCCGAGATCCGCCCCTGCGGGACGCACGCCCGGGGTGACGATCTTCACATCTGGTCCCACCGCTGCGCGAACGGTGCCGATTTCCAGCGGACTGCAAACGATGCCGCCGATCCCGCAGTCTGCGCCGACGCCGGCAAGCTGCGGCACCCATGATGCGGGGTCGTGCGGAATCCCCACGGCGGCAAGCGTCTCCGCCGTGCTGCTGGTGAGCACGCTCACGCCGAGCACGCAGACATTCGGCGCTGCCGCGACGGCCCCACGGATCATTTCCGGACCGCCTGCGAGATGAATCGTGAGCATGTCGACGCCGAGTTCCGCGGCAGAGCGGACGCCCGAAGCGACCGTATTCGGGATGTCATGGAACTTCAGGTCCAGAAAGACCTGGAAGCCGTGGGCCTTCG
The window above is part of the Chthoniobacterales bacterium genome. Proteins encoded here:
- the pyrF gene encoding orotidine-5'-phosphate decarboxylase, coding for MPTAAKEKIIVALDVPTAAEAKAILTELEGAATWCKIGMQLFTKEGPSVVALAKAHGFQVFLDLKFHDIPNTVASGVRSAAELGVDMLTIHLAGGPEMIRGAVAAAPNVCVLGVSVLTSSTAETLAAVGIPHDPASWVPQLAGVGADCGIGGIVCSPLEIGTVRAAVGPDVKIVTPGVRPAGADLGDQKRVLTPAAAIAAGADYLVIGRPILAATDRRAAFEAVVAEIA